One window from the genome of Anolis sagrei isolate rAnoSag1 chromosome 4, rAnoSag1.mat, whole genome shotgun sequence encodes:
- the LOC132772742 gene encoding BPI fold-containing family B member 2-like, giving the protein MEKGLFAGSSDLNFHCQLRIQACREPMEKLTRLLQVSIAEAKMFKLCTLGLLLGLLIPSQGTVPGTVVRVNREALEYVCQQGKPSLLQGLELMKIQNFVGQGQLLGSVLNVVGINIKNVQLPHLSVKLIPKTGVQLSLSCQLHIRASLLITSLELKVGSSIMLDIRVGRTPSGIPFLSITACKSILGDVQIILGGNNLLGFLKPIQDHIRAALVDQMCLSVSNVVLGLNTKMGALVGVNSINPMSRFQYSMLDPPEITSDYIDLDLNAAIALMGRPFDISVPEIPFSLPPPRKDDVDSMVNMGISEPFISKMFATLMKSGVLNFNMRNPSNLKGYHLTTSMLEPAIPSIRQKFPKEVALGLNVVLSKFPLVSFREGAALLRVRISVEVVVDTARSSAVAQTLCTLGVDLTLGLKLKVSRTNIGFSVGLQGGVGLQVDSSSVKIAKIAKMKEIILSKIEKAFLAHLNAVLSVGISLPKMSNLQYVDPQIEIHEGYAQVNCDLDYVP; this is encoded by the exons GCTGCTCCAAGTCTCCATCGCAGAAGCAAAGATGTTCAAGCTTTGCACCTTGGGCCTTCTCCTAGGTCTTCTCATCCCATCACAGGGAACAGTGCCAGGAACCGTGGTGAGAGTGAACCGAGAAGCTCTTGAGTATG TGTGCCAGCAAGGAAAACCCTCCCTTCTGCAAGGACTGGAGCTCATGAAGATCCAAAACTTTGTGGGCCAAGGGCAGCTTTTAGGATCTGTTTTGAATGTGGTGGG GATCAACATTAAGAATGTCCAGCTGCCGCATCTTTCTGTGAAACTGATCCCGAAGACGGGCGTCCAGCTTTCTCTTAGCTGCCAATTGCATATCAGAGCAAGCCT CTTGATCACTTCCTTGGAACTGAAGGTGGGCTCCTCCATCATGTTGGACATCCGGGTTGGGCGCACTCCCAGCGGCATCCCCTTCCTGAGCATTACTGCTTGCAAGTCCATTCTCGGAGATGTGCAAATCATTCTTGGTGGAAACAA CTTGCTTGGCTTTCTGAAACCTATTCAAGACCACATCCGTGCTGCTTTGGTGGACCAG atgtgtctgtctgtctccaATGTGGTTTTGGGACTCAATACCAAGATGGGCGCCTTGGTTG GCGTGAATTCCATCAACCCCATGTCGAGGTTCCAGTACTCCATGCTGGACCCACCTGAGATCACCAGCGATTACATCGATCTGGACTTAAAC GCAGCTATTGCGTTGATGGGGAGGCCCTTTGACATCTCCGTCCCCGAGATCCCTTTCTCTCTGCCACCCCCTCGGAAGGATGATGTTGACTCCATGGTGAACATGGGCATCTCGGAGCCCTTTATCAGCAAAATGTTTGCCACCTTGATGAAATCCGGAGTCCTCAATTTCAACATGCGAAACCCTTCG AACCTCAAAGGATACCACCTCACCACCTCCATGTTGGAACCGGCCATCCCTTCG ATCAGACAAAAATTTCCAAAGGAAGTTGCTCTTGGACTCAACGTGGTACTCAGCAAATTCCCCCTCGTTAGCTTCCGGGAGGGCGCTGCTCTTTTGCGGGTCAGAATTTCCGTCGAGGTGGTTGTGGACACAGCAAGATCTTCAGCAGTAGCCCAGACTCTCTGCACACTTGGAGTG GACCTGACCCTAGGACTCAAGCTGAAGGTATCGCGAACAAACATTGGCTTCTCAGTTGGCTTGCAAGG AGGGGTTGGTCTGCAGGTCGATTCTTCTAGCGTGAAAATCGCAAag ATCGCTAAGATGAAAGAAATCATCCTCTCTAAAATAGAGAAGGCCTTCCTTGCTCATCTGAATG CCGTCCTGAGTGTCGGGATATCGCTTCCTAAGATGAGCAATCTCCAGTATGTCGATCCACAGATAGAGATCCATGAG